One part of the Ornithodoros turicata isolate Travis chromosome 2, ASM3712646v1, whole genome shotgun sequence genome encodes these proteins:
- the LOC135384643 gene encoding uncharacterized protein LOC135384643, giving the protein MSWDEELPEDLMGVWSSWCQQVPLLSRVSLPRRLGGKMSEGSIALHMFCDASPRAYGAAAYLVTLDRDGHYSADLLLAKSRVAPVKTVSLPRLELMGAVIATRLMRFLQTTLSLSTVPTVLWTDSEITPYWIYGSTNDWKPFVQNRVSEIRAGTEPSQWRHCPGKENPADLLTRGTSCLQLLNNSVWWQGPSWLMDQKSWPPAWRTPDEPCVEVGNETKAQTACCVPILATTTLMDVGKYSSLHRLLRVTAWVSRFLHNCRHTTAERRGPLTAAEVVAAETYWVTAAQRQNFGSDPAVQKSLQNVPVFHDDDGVLRLTGRLQYSDFEETQKHPIVIPADHPFTALLVFRAHVRLLHAGVQETLAALREEYWVLRGRQVVKRILNGCRTC; this is encoded by the coding sequence ATGAGTTGGGACGAAGAACTACCAGAAGACCTGATGGGAGTGTGGTCGTCTTGGTGCCAGCAGGTGCCTTTATTGTCTCGCGTCTCGTTACCACGGCGGCTCGGCGGGAAGATGTCGGAGGGCAGCATCGCGCTGCATATGTTTTGCGACGCGAGTCCGCGAGCATACGGTGCGGCCGCATACCTGGTGACGCTCGACAGGGACGGTCATTACAGTGCGGATCTTCTTTTGGCAAAGTCTCGGGTGGCCCCGGTCAAAACGGTCTCCTTACCGAGACTCGAGTTAATGGGTGCCGTCATCGCGACCAGGCTTATGAGATTCTTACAGACGACGTTATCTCTGTCCACCGTACCCACTGTGTTATGGACGGACTCTGAGATAACACCCTACTGGATTTACGGATCGACGAACGACTGGAAACCTTTTGTACAGAACCGGGTGTCGGAGATACGGGCTGGTACGGAGCCTAGTCAGTGGCGCCACTGCCCCGGCAAAGAAAATCCCGCGGATCTTCTCACGAGAGGCACTTCATGCCTCCAACTGCTGAACAACAGTGTATGGTGGCAGGGGCCCTCGTGGCTTATGGATCAAAAGTCTTGGCCTCCAGCATGGCGTACTCCGGATGAACCCTGCGTCGAGGTAGGAAACGAAACAAAGGCCCAGACGGCGTGCTGCGTACCCATCTTGGCTACTACTACCCTAATGGATGTTGGCAAATACAGTTCGCTCCATCGGCTGCTGAGAGTTACCGCTTGGGTGTCAAGATTCCTGCACAACTGTAGGCATACCACAGCCGAAAGGAGGGGACCTTTGACGGCCGCCGAGGTAGTTGCAGCGGAAACATACTGGGTCACAGCGGCACAGCGTCAAAATTTCGGTTCTGATCCCGCGGTGCAGAAGTCCTTACAAAATGTGCCTGTCTTCCATGATGACGATGGCGTTCTCCGTTTGACGGGCCGCCTTCAGTACAGCGATTTTGAAGAAACCCAGAagcatcccatcgtcattcccGCTGACCACCCTTTCACAGCTCTTTTAGTTTTCCGGGCTCATGTCAGGCTTCTGCATGCTGGAGTTCAGGAGACACTCGCCGCGCTTCGGGAAGAGTACTGGGTTCTCCGTGGTCGTCAGGTTGTGAAGAGGATCCTAAATGGATGTCGCACTTGCTGA